In Streptomyces sp. NBC_00306, a single genomic region encodes these proteins:
- a CDS encoding eCIS core domain-containing protein, whose product MRAQDKETDGARGRAGAGRPAGRVPAPGPASGILALQRSAGNAAVSRAVEEQRHQHDANCGHGPAVQRSSVHDVLRSPGRTMDAPLQDEMESRFGGEDFSGVRLHTDTEALRSAEEIGAQAYTSFPHVVWDGRDKQVLAEELHHIGQQSRGPVPGTDNGDGLMISDPRDWAEVEAKEAARQVMSGPAPVQRAVESEGRAGGSAGSARGARGRERGAGTLNVQRVSSGTEEDTKGKYQQKEPTAAEDRDVTLRMLDRMSRIALRTIVGTNSEYTNKSGNPERGKGKITPHLAVSLLPDGSLAIAGNTGDKRVIERDQQVVEAELQKYVAMSPEMQHAREKDRTKLKALSSGDYAKKHGNAPGLLALDAAMRRPFQWFAVGGTEAGKTSQHGEMTVLGKHVANWLANPRDPGEPEKVMMGGVKKACRSCQWAFDAVNEHIGRPNGYEVEASGTHDQFFPGWLMPEWMRAHPQVAAAVEAKANATGVRLENGVLQGPMSERTVGHDPDSSHSEWSSESDSEKR is encoded by the coding sequence GTGCGCGCGCAGGACAAGGAGACCGACGGAGCCCGCGGCCGGGCCGGGGCGGGCCGCCCGGCAGGGCGCGTGCCCGCACCGGGACCCGCCTCCGGGATCCTGGCGTTGCAGCGCTCGGCGGGCAACGCGGCGGTGTCCCGTGCGGTCGAGGAGCAGCGCCACCAGCACGACGCGAACTGCGGGCACGGTCCCGCGGTCCAGCGCTCCTCGGTGCACGACGTGCTGCGTTCGCCGGGACGGACGATGGACGCACCGCTCCAGGACGAGATGGAGAGCCGTTTCGGCGGCGAGGACTTCAGCGGCGTACGTCTCCACACGGACACGGAGGCCCTTCGCTCCGCGGAGGAGATCGGTGCGCAGGCGTACACCTCCTTTCCGCACGTGGTGTGGGACGGCCGGGACAAGCAGGTCCTCGCCGAAGAGCTGCACCACATCGGCCAGCAGAGCCGGGGGCCCGTACCCGGCACCGACAACGGCGACGGGCTGATGATCTCCGACCCCCGTGACTGGGCGGAGGTCGAGGCGAAGGAGGCCGCGCGTCAAGTGATGAGCGGGCCGGCGCCGGTGCAGCGGGCCGTGGAGAGCGAGGGCCGCGCGGGCGGGTCCGCGGGTTCCGCCCGCGGCGCGCGTGGGCGGGAGCGGGGCGCGGGCACGCTCAACGTCCAGCGGGTCTCCTCCGGTACCGAGGAGGACACCAAGGGCAAGTACCAGCAGAAGGAGCCGACCGCCGCTGAGGACCGGGACGTGACCCTGCGCATGCTGGACCGGATGTCCCGTATCGCTCTGCGGACCATCGTCGGCACGAACTCGGAGTACACCAACAAGAGCGGCAACCCCGAACGCGGCAAGGGGAAGATCACGCCGCACCTGGCCGTGTCGCTCCTTCCCGACGGCTCGCTGGCCATCGCGGGGAACACGGGCGACAAGCGGGTCATCGAGAGGGACCAGCAGGTCGTCGAGGCAGAGCTGCAGAAGTACGTGGCGATGTCCCCCGAGATGCAGCACGCCCGCGAGAAGGACCGGACGAAGCTCAAGGCCCTGTCGTCGGGCGACTACGCCAAGAAGCACGGCAACGCTCCGGGGCTGCTCGCTCTCGACGCCGCCATGCGCAGGCCGTTCCAGTGGTTCGCGGTCGGTGGCACCGAGGCCGGCAAGACGTCCCAGCACGGCGAGATGACCGTGCTGGGCAAGCACGTCGCGAACTGGCTGGCGAATCCGAGAGACCCGGGCGAGCCGGAGAAGGTCATGATGGGCGGCGTCAAGAAGGCGTGCCGCAGCTGCCAGTGGGCGTTCGACGCGGTCAACGAGCACATCGGCCGGCCCAACGGGTACGAGGTCGAGGCCTCCGGCACCCACGACCAGTTCTTCCCCGGCTGGCTGATGCCCGAGTGGATGCGGGCCCACCCCCAGGTCGCGGCGGCGGTCGAGGCCAAGGCCAACGCGACCGGCGTGCGGCTGGAGAACGGCGTGCTCCAGGGGCCGATGTCGGAGAGGACCGTCGGCCACGACCCGGACTCCTCGCACTCCGAGTGGTCCTCGGAGAGCGACAGCGAGAAGCGGTAG
- a CDS encoding phage tail sheath subtilisin-like domain-containing protein has product MPSYLSPGVYVEEVASGSRPIEGVGTSVAAFVGLAPTGPLNEPTLVTNWSQYVAAFGEFTDGYYLAHSVYGFFNNGGSAAYVVRVGGTPGGASSDGSPAALRGSAQQAALPAGEPKQLGTFSVTAVAGGSLSVEVADPEGEGPAERFKLIVKDGDKAVETFDVTAKKGGRNYVVTQVKERSKLIAVQESAPAGQLARPDNQSVALAAPAPAPAAPAGASDSQPGPAEYLGDSADRTGFGGLEAVDEIAMVAVPDLMAAYQRGAIDLEAVKAVQLGLIAHCELMGDRVAIIDPPPGLNARQIRVWRQETAGYDSKYAALYYPWVKVFDPASGQSTLVPPSGHISGIWARNDFERGVHKAPANEVVRGAVDLEIQITRGEQDLLNPIGVNCIRAFPGRGIRVWGARTMSSDPAWRYLNVRRYFNYLEESILLGTQWVVFEPNDHNLWARIRRNVSAFLVNEWRSGALFGQRPEEAYYVKCDAETNTPESVDLGRVICEIGIAPVKPAEFVIFRLAQFSSGSGELEE; this is encoded by the coding sequence ATGCCGTCCTACCTGTCGCCCGGCGTATACGTCGAGGAGGTGGCCAGCGGCTCCCGTCCCATCGAAGGGGTGGGTACCTCGGTGGCGGCCTTCGTCGGCCTGGCCCCGACCGGTCCGCTGAACGAACCGACCCTGGTCACCAACTGGTCCCAGTACGTCGCGGCCTTCGGCGAGTTCACCGACGGGTACTACCTGGCGCACTCCGTGTACGGGTTCTTCAACAACGGCGGCAGCGCCGCCTACGTCGTCCGCGTGGGCGGTACGCCCGGCGGCGCGTCGTCCGACGGTTCTCCGGCCGCGCTGCGCGGCTCCGCACAGCAGGCCGCGCTCCCGGCGGGCGAGCCGAAGCAGCTCGGCACCTTCAGCGTGACCGCCGTCGCGGGCGGATCGCTCAGTGTCGAGGTCGCCGACCCGGAGGGCGAGGGCCCCGCCGAGCGGTTCAAGCTGATCGTCAAGGACGGCGACAAGGCCGTCGAGACCTTCGACGTGACCGCCAAGAAGGGCGGCCGCAACTACGTCGTCACCCAGGTCAAGGAGCGCTCCAAGCTCATCGCGGTCCAGGAGTCGGCACCCGCCGGGCAGCTGGCGCGCCCCGACAATCAGAGTGTGGCCCTGGCGGCACCGGCCCCCGCGCCCGCCGCCCCCGCCGGTGCGAGCGACTCCCAGCCCGGCCCCGCCGAGTACCTCGGCGACTCCGCCGACCGCACGGGCTTCGGCGGTCTGGAGGCCGTGGACGAGATCGCCATGGTCGCCGTCCCCGACCTGATGGCCGCCTACCAGCGTGGTGCGATCGACCTGGAGGCCGTCAAGGCGGTGCAGCTCGGTCTCATCGCCCACTGCGAGCTGATGGGCGACCGGGTCGCGATCATCGACCCTCCGCCGGGTCTGAATGCCCGTCAGATCCGTGTCTGGCGCCAGGAGACCGCGGGTTACGACTCCAAGTACGCAGCCCTGTACTACCCCTGGGTCAAGGTCTTCGACCCGGCCTCGGGCCAGTCGACGCTGGTCCCGCCGAGCGGTCACATCTCCGGTATCTGGGCCCGCAACGACTTCGAGCGCGGTGTGCACAAGGCACCCGCCAACGAGGTCGTCCGCGGAGCGGTCGACCTGGAGATCCAGATCACCCGCGGCGAGCAGGACCTGCTGAACCCCATCGGCGTCAACTGCATCCGCGCCTTCCCGGGCCGCGGCATCCGCGTCTGGGGCGCCCGCACGATGTCCTCCGACCCGGCCTGGCGCTACCTGAACGTGCGCCGGTACTTCAACTACCTGGAGGAGTCGATCCTGCTCGGCACCCAGTGGGTGGTGTTCGAGCCGAACGACCACAATCTGTGGGCCCGGATCCGGCGCAACGTGTCGGCGTTCCTCGTCAACGAGTGGCGCAGCGGCGCCCTCTTCGGCCAGCGGCCGGAGGAGGCGTACTACGTCAAGTGTGACGCGGAGACCAACACCCCGGAGTCGGTCGACCTCGGCCGGGTCATCTGCGAGATCGGCATCGCGCCGGTCAAGCCCGCGGAGTTCGTGATCTTCCGGCTGGCCCAGTTCTCCAGCGGCAGCGGGGAGCTGGAGGAGTAG
- a CDS encoding phage tail protein, producing the protein MSLSPGDSLTSHNFGLQIDGVMVEYLAEVSGLTIEQDVIKSPQNSAQGRPEISLMPGVQKDGQCTVVRGMTQSPAFTTWINDSISGRMSTARKDASIILMDYENNPVKRYNMRKAWCSKIDASTLKAGEASALTETVTIVFEELVIE; encoded by the coding sequence ATGAGCCTCAGCCCGGGTGACTCCCTCACCTCACACAATTTCGGCCTCCAGATCGACGGAGTGATGGTCGAGTACCTCGCCGAGGTCAGCGGTCTGACCATCGAGCAGGACGTCATCAAGAGCCCGCAGAACTCGGCGCAGGGCAGGCCCGAGATCAGCCTCATGCCGGGTGTGCAGAAGGACGGTCAGTGCACCGTCGTACGCGGCATGACCCAGTCCCCGGCGTTCACGACGTGGATCAACGACTCGATCTCCGGCCGGATGAGCACCGCCCGCAAGGACGCCTCGATCATTCTGATGGACTACGAGAACAACCCGGTCAAGCGCTACAACATGCGCAAGGCCTGGTGCAGCAAGATCGACGCCAGCACCCTCAAGGCGGGCGAGGCCTCGGCGCTCACCGAGACCGTGACCATCGTCTTCGAAGAACTGGTCATCGAGTAA
- a CDS encoding DUF6760 family protein: MTYATDRLHEEIAYVAYHFHWSMEEILDLEHHDRRRYTEQIASLVARGGAEG, encoded by the coding sequence GTGACGTACGCGACCGACCGGCTGCACGAGGAGATCGCGTACGTCGCCTACCACTTCCACTGGAGCATGGAGGAGATCCTGGACCTCGAACACCACGATCGCCGCCGCTACACGGAACAGATCGCGTCCCTGGTGGCGCGGGGCGGGGCGGAGGGCTGA
- a CDS encoding phage tail protein — protein sequence MSRDLDPGSTIFFTLTIDGESLGYFNGCEGLSSAVEVEQHQEGGNNGFVWQLPSRVTFSTIRLTRPLTPDTTKVAAWISSVATGIKRPTAQIAALRADGSEVAHWGLIDVLPVSWQGPTLDPANPGVATEVLEITHHGFTD from the coding sequence ATGTCCCGCGATCTCGACCCGGGCTCCACCATCTTCTTCACCCTCACCATCGACGGCGAGAGCCTCGGCTACTTCAACGGGTGCGAAGGGCTCTCGTCCGCGGTGGAGGTCGAGCAGCACCAGGAGGGCGGCAACAACGGGTTCGTGTGGCAACTCCCGTCGCGCGTCACCTTCTCCACGATCCGCCTGACCCGGCCGCTCACCCCGGACACCACCAAGGTCGCGGCCTGGATCTCCTCGGTGGCCACCGGGATCAAGCGGCCGACCGCGCAGATCGCCGCGTTGCGCGCGGACGGTTCGGAGGTGGCCCACTGGGGGCTGATCGACGTGCTGCCGGTCAGCTGGCAGGGCCCCACCCTGGACCCGGCCAACCCGGGCGTGGCCACGGAGGTCCTGGAGATCACCCACCACGGGTTCACGGACTGA
- a CDS encoding CIS tube protein, with amino-acid sequence MAQGKKGAGKSLVRATLAIHEPPVGTSTTPGALIKTFTFDFNPAQLQLSRRAQWKSTPAAAVRDGTVPEFMGPEPREMTVEVFLDSSGKPSGTSVLKKVESLLDCCEVTAKSIAAKQPSPPWVVFQWGSFSTARFTAYVSSVDVTYSLFGTTGVPIRATCQVSLHEIPAKTKGQNPTSGALTARSVHRVVAGDSLPSLAWREYGNASAWRAIAEANGIDDPSRLPTGIELVLPAAEEVGR; translated from the coding sequence ATGGCACAGGGCAAGAAGGGCGCCGGCAAGAGCCTGGTGCGCGCCACGCTCGCCATCCACGAGCCGCCCGTCGGTACCAGCACCACCCCGGGCGCTCTGATCAAGACGTTCACCTTCGACTTCAACCCCGCTCAGTTGCAGCTGAGCCGCCGCGCCCAGTGGAAGTCCACGCCCGCGGCGGCCGTGCGTGACGGCACGGTCCCCGAGTTCATGGGGCCCGAGCCCCGGGAGATGACGGTCGAGGTCTTCCTGGACTCGTCCGGCAAGCCGAGCGGAACCTCGGTGCTGAAGAAGGTGGAGTCCCTGCTCGACTGCTGCGAGGTGACGGCCAAGAGCATCGCCGCCAAGCAGCCGTCGCCGCCGTGGGTGGTGTTCCAGTGGGGCTCGTTCTCCACGGCCCGCTTCACCGCGTACGTCAGCTCCGTCGACGTCACGTACTCCCTGTTCGGCACGACCGGTGTGCCCATTCGTGCCACCTGCCAGGTGTCGCTGCACGAGATCCCCGCCAAGACCAAGGGACAGAACCCGACATCGGGCGCGCTGACCGCGCGCAGCGTGCACCGGGTCGTCGCGGGTGACTCGCTCCCGTCGCTGGCCTGGCGCGAGTACGGCAACGCGTCCGCCTGGCGGGCGATCGCCGAGGCCAACGGCATCGACGACCCGTCCCGTCTGCCGACCGGCATCGAACTCGTCCTTCCGGCCGCCGAGGAGGTGGGACGCTGA
- a CDS encoding VgrG-related protein, with the protein MVKPSFSNVIHVTIDSKKLPPAYADLLVGGWVDLGAGVPGAFRLTFRDPHGQLLGKLNIRFGSTVVLAPVSDGQGAASPLLTGEVTGMETDYDGTGTFTVIRGYDPGHRLMRVRRVAAYRNQTASDIARKLAGTNGIPIGEVQGTKGVYDFVSQSHVTDWDFLARLADENEMVMSLDPKGKFRFVKPDPASGAPPTSTPGEKSPFVLQGGIDVLRCRAAVTAADQVDKVEARGWDVRTKKKIVELAKASSNPGIAIGTTPGKAATAFKAAKLVETDTPYDRQTEVRFAAGSLADDITSSFAELEVTVRGNPQLRPGVPVTLTEVGTPFEGKYTVTAVRHTFGDGSHYETWVTVSGRQWRSLFGLTSGGGTAAPRLPSVANALVTDVQDPLKQGRVKLQFPWLDDAYVSDWTRTVQLGGSGGGGVFPADVGDEVLVAFDRGALDHPFVIGGLYNGLDQPTVVKDVPLHDGLKKQAIRHTLSDRQGNRVDLLSQKTGARKQGVRIVTGNDRLTIDLDRTRTEITVDSKGAVTITGGTSVSVEAGNDLTLSAGKSLTIKSGGLMNIRARSALNVSSTAGVLALGALGPSGSVQLRTTGPGGVNVQSPFIRMLGLVTANGKPVI; encoded by the coding sequence ATGGTGAAGCCCTCCTTCTCCAACGTCATCCACGTCACCATCGACAGCAAGAAGCTGCCGCCCGCATACGCGGACCTGCTCGTCGGCGGCTGGGTCGACCTCGGTGCCGGGGTGCCCGGCGCGTTCCGGCTCACCTTCCGCGACCCGCACGGGCAGTTGCTCGGCAAACTGAACATCAGGTTCGGCTCCACAGTGGTCCTGGCCCCCGTCTCCGACGGCCAGGGAGCGGCTTCCCCGCTGCTCACCGGCGAGGTCACCGGCATGGAGACCGACTACGACGGCACCGGCACCTTCACCGTCATCCGCGGCTACGACCCGGGCCACCGTCTGATGCGGGTGCGCAGAGTGGCCGCGTACCGCAACCAGACCGCCTCCGACATCGCCCGGAAACTGGCCGGGACGAACGGCATCCCGATCGGCGAGGTCCAGGGCACCAAGGGCGTCTACGACTTCGTCAGCCAGTCCCATGTGACGGACTGGGACTTCCTGGCGCGGCTCGCCGACGAGAACGAGATGGTGATGTCGCTGGACCCCAAGGGGAAGTTCCGATTCGTGAAACCGGACCCGGCGTCTGGGGCGCCCCCGACGAGCACGCCCGGCGAGAAGAGCCCGTTCGTGCTCCAGGGCGGCATCGACGTACTGCGCTGCCGGGCCGCCGTCACCGCCGCCGACCAGGTCGACAAGGTCGAGGCACGCGGCTGGGACGTCAGGACCAAGAAGAAGATCGTCGAGTTGGCGAAGGCGAGCAGCAACCCGGGCATCGCCATCGGCACCACCCCGGGGAAGGCGGCCACGGCCTTCAAGGCCGCCAAACTGGTCGAGACCGACACCCCGTACGACCGGCAGACCGAGGTCAGGTTCGCCGCCGGCTCCCTCGCCGACGACATCACCTCCTCCTTCGCCGAACTCGAGGTCACGGTGCGCGGCAACCCCCAGCTGCGTCCTGGTGTGCCCGTCACGCTCACCGAGGTGGGCACACCGTTCGAGGGCAAGTACACGGTCACCGCCGTACGGCACACCTTCGGCGACGGCAGTCACTACGAGACGTGGGTGACCGTCAGCGGCCGGCAGTGGCGCTCGCTGTTCGGTCTGACGTCCGGCGGCGGAACGGCGGCCCCTCGGCTGCCGAGTGTGGCCAACGCGCTGGTCACCGACGTACAGGACCCGCTGAAGCAGGGGCGCGTGAAACTGCAGTTCCCGTGGCTGGACGACGCGTACGTCAGCGACTGGACGCGCACCGTGCAGCTGGGCGGCTCGGGCGGCGGCGGGGTCTTCCCGGCGGATGTCGGCGACGAGGTGCTGGTGGCCTTCGACCGGGGCGCCCTCGACCATCCCTTCGTCATCGGCGGGCTCTACAACGGCCTGGACCAGCCGACCGTCGTCAAGGACGTGCCGCTGCACGACGGGCTCAAGAAGCAGGCGATCCGGCACACCCTGTCCGACCGGCAGGGCAACCGCGTGGACCTGCTCAGCCAGAAGACCGGCGCCCGCAAGCAGGGCGTGCGCATCGTCACCGGCAACGACCGGCTCACCATCGACCTCGACCGCACCCGGACCGAGATCACCGTGGACAGCAAGGGCGCCGTCACCATCACCGGCGGCACCTCGGTGTCCGTCGAGGCCGGCAACGACCTGACCCTCTCGGCGGGCAAATCCCTCACCATCAAGAGCGGCGGCCTCATGAACATCCGGGCGCGGTCCGCCCTCAACGTCAGCTCGACCGCCGGGGTCCTCGCCCTCGGGGCGCTCGGACCCTCGGGCAGTGTGCAGCTCCGGACGACCGGACCGGGCGGTGTGAACGTGCAGTCCCCGTTCATCCGCATGCTGGGCCTGGTCACCGCCAACGGGAAGCCGGTGATCTGA
- a CDS encoding GPW/gp25 family protein has translation MAEQFVGSGWAFPLRIGPTGGIALVSGEREIEEAIRLVLATAPGERPMRPEFGCAIHDLVFAPVNEATAGRIQHEVYAGLDRWEPRIEVHDVEVTAGTEQGVLFIDVRYSIRGTNNPRSLVFPFYVIPSHDEPDPAPESDR, from the coding sequence ATGGCCGAGCAGTTCGTCGGATCCGGCTGGGCGTTCCCGCTGCGGATCGGGCCCACCGGCGGCATCGCCCTGGTCAGCGGAGAGCGCGAGATCGAGGAGGCGATCCGGCTCGTGCTGGCCACCGCCCCGGGCGAGCGGCCGATGCGCCCCGAGTTCGGCTGCGCCATTCACGACCTGGTGTTCGCGCCGGTCAACGAGGCGACCGCGGGCCGCATCCAGCACGAGGTGTACGCCGGCCTCGACCGCTGGGAACCGCGCATCGAGGTCCATGACGTCGAGGTCACGGCGGGCACCGAGCAGGGCGTGCTCTTCATCGACGTCCGCTATTCGATCCGCGGTACCAACAACCCGCGCAGCCTGGTCTTCCCGTTCTATGTCATTCCCTCCCACGACGAGCCGGACCCGGCTCCCGAAAGCGACCGCTGA
- a CDS encoding putative baseplate assembly protein, translating to MALPSPNLDDRRFQQFVDDAKRYIQQRAPEWTDHNVSDPGVTLVETVAHMADQIVYRLNRVPEKNHLAFLDLVGITLFPPSAARTDVTFWLSAPQEDHVLLPVGTEVATTRTESEEAVVFATERELTVIPCELRNLVVQQSGEARADRTADLAEGKDVMCFAESPRPGDCMLLGLSAAVPHCALAMELDSRVDGVGVDPRQPPLVWEAWTEDGWAACEVDRDGTGGLNRPGEVVLHIPGGHTLSRTGGQEAGWLRCRVTEPLPDQPFYTTSPTVRSAEAFTIGGTTTAVHAETVYDEALGESTGLPGQRLRLAHAPVVGDTPPVLLQTAERDGWADWDVVPSFAATAPHDRHITLDAATGEIAFGPAVREPDGTLRQYGAVAAKGAVIRALRYSTGGGRAGNVARGAVRVLRTSVPYVSEVVNREAARGGVDGETVAEAKTRAPITLRAQERAVTLRDYEELARRAAPETARITCLEGDEGEHGAYAVRVLVVPQAVPDPGGRLRFEQLVPGDALLRRITRYLDERRLIGTRLAVGPPFYQGVTVVATLHAFRGTDTDRVRRQAHDALYRHLDPLTGGADGRGWPFGRPVQSGEVFAVLQRVPGVELVDEVQLHPADPLTGKRGEATNRIDLTPPSLVFSFDHRVRVIGDGA from the coding sequence ATGGCTCTGCCCTCCCCGAACCTCGACGACCGCCGCTTCCAGCAGTTCGTCGACGACGCCAAGCGCTACATCCAGCAGCGCGCCCCGGAGTGGACGGACCACAACGTCTCCGACCCCGGTGTCACCCTCGTGGAAACGGTCGCCCACATGGCCGACCAGATCGTCTACCGGCTCAACCGGGTGCCGGAGAAGAACCACCTGGCCTTCCTGGACCTCGTCGGCATCACCCTCTTCCCGCCCTCGGCCGCCCGCACCGACGTCACGTTCTGGCTGTCCGCACCGCAGGAGGACCACGTCCTGCTGCCGGTCGGCACCGAGGTCGCCACCACACGCACCGAGAGCGAGGAAGCGGTCGTCTTCGCGACCGAGCGCGAACTGACCGTCATTCCGTGCGAGTTGAGGAACCTCGTGGTCCAGCAGAGCGGTGAGGCGCGCGCCGACAGGACCGCCGACCTCGCCGAGGGCAAGGACGTGATGTGCTTCGCCGAGTCCCCGCGGCCCGGTGACTGCATGCTGCTCGGCCTCAGCGCCGCCGTACCGCACTGCGCGCTCGCGATGGAACTGGACAGCCGGGTCGACGGAGTCGGTGTCGACCCGCGACAGCCGCCGCTGGTCTGGGAGGCCTGGACCGAGGACGGCTGGGCGGCCTGCGAGGTCGACCGCGACGGCACCGGCGGACTGAACAGGCCGGGTGAGGTCGTCCTGCACATCCCCGGCGGGCACACCCTCTCCCGCACCGGCGGCCAGGAAGCCGGCTGGCTGCGCTGCCGCGTCACCGAACCCCTGCCCGATCAGCCCTTCTACACGACCTCCCCGACCGTACGGTCCGCCGAGGCGTTCACCATCGGCGGCACCACCACCGCCGTGCACGCGGAGACCGTGTACGACGAGGCGCTCGGCGAGTCCACCGGCCTGCCCGGGCAGCGGCTGCGCCTGGCCCACGCACCCGTGGTCGGCGACACCCCGCCGGTGCTGCTCCAGACCGCCGAGCGCGACGGCTGGGCCGACTGGGACGTCGTGCCGTCGTTCGCCGCCACCGCCCCGCACGACCGGCACATCACCCTCGACGCCGCCACCGGCGAGATCGCCTTCGGCCCCGCGGTCCGGGAACCCGATGGCACCCTGCGCCAGTACGGGGCCGTGGCCGCCAAGGGCGCCGTCATCCGTGCGCTGCGCTACAGCACCGGAGGAGGCAGGGCCGGCAACGTCGCCCGCGGCGCCGTCCGGGTGCTGCGCACCTCCGTCCCGTACGTCTCCGAGGTCGTCAACCGTGAGGCCGCGCGCGGCGGGGTCGACGGCGAGACGGTGGCGGAGGCGAAGACCAGGGCGCCCATCACCCTGCGCGCCCAGGAGCGGGCGGTGACCCTGCGCGACTACGAGGAACTCGCCCGGCGTGCCGCCCCCGAGACGGCGCGCATCACCTGCCTGGAGGGCGACGAAGGAGAGCACGGGGCGTACGCGGTACGGGTGTTGGTGGTCCCGCAGGCGGTGCCGGACCCCGGCGGCCGGCTGCGTTTCGAGCAACTGGTCCCCGGTGACGCGCTGCTGCGGCGCATCACCCGGTACCTCGACGAACGCCGTCTGATCGGCACCCGGCTGGCCGTGGGCCCGCCCTTCTACCAGGGCGTCACGGTCGTCGCGACGCTGCACGCGTTCCGGGGAACCGACACCGACCGGGTCCGCCGCCAGGCACACGACGCCCTCTACCGCCACCTCGACCCGCTGACCGGCGGCGCCGACGGGCGGGGCTGGCCCTTCGGCCGCCCCGTGCAGTCCGGCGAGGTCTTCGCCGTCCTCCAGCGCGTCCCCGGCGTCGAACTCGTCGACGAGGTGCAGCTCCACCCCGCCGACCCCCTCACCGGCAAACGCGGTGAGGCCACCAATCGCATCGATCTCACCCCGCCCTCCCTGGTGTTCTCCTTCGACCACCGGGTCCGCGTGATCGGGGACGGGGCGTGA
- a CDS encoding phage tail protein gives MRGSVDGLESSAPIGAMLPAVFADDDLAQRFVAGLDEVIAPILNVLDCLDSYFTPTLAPVDFTHWLGGWVGAETDGTEPETRLREAVAAAAYLHRVRGTRRGLAEAIRLAFGVEPEITESGAADWDARPLGPVPGEHRPRLHVTLRLPDPTPSDEHRLDSLVAAARPAHMPYAVQVIAAERNPER, from the coding sequence GTGAGGGGCTCCGTCGACGGGCTGGAATCCTCGGCACCGATCGGCGCGATGCTGCCCGCGGTCTTCGCCGACGACGACCTCGCGCAGCGTTTCGTCGCCGGGCTCGACGAGGTGATCGCGCCGATCCTCAACGTCCTCGACTGTCTGGACTCCTACTTCACGCCGACTCTCGCCCCGGTGGACTTCACCCACTGGCTCGGCGGCTGGGTCGGAGCCGAAACCGACGGCACGGAGCCGGAGACCCGGCTGCGCGAGGCCGTCGCCGCCGCGGCGTATCTGCACCGTGTCCGCGGTACCCGCCGCGGTCTCGCCGAGGCGATCCGGCTCGCCTTCGGGGTGGAGCCCGAGATCACCGAGAGCGGCGCCGCCGACTGGGACGCACGCCCGCTCGGTCCGGTCCCCGGCGAGCACCGCCCGCGACTGCACGTCACGCTGCGGCTGCCCGACCCGACCCCCTCGGACGAACACCGTCTGGACAGCCTCGTGGCGGCCGCCCGGCCCGCCCACATGCCCTACGCGGTCCAGGTGATCGCTGCCGAAAGGAACCCCGAGAGATGA